TCCTTATCGCGGGGGGGTTCGGTCCGACTTTATCTCCTGTGAGGTATCTTGATGCATATGACATCGTTGTTTTGGGGGAAGGGGAGGAATCATGTCTTGAAATAGCGAGCAGGGTTGATCGCGGAGATAAACTCACTGGAATTGAAAATACAGCCTACCGAGATGAAAACGGGTATCAGCAAAACAGGCTTTCTGCTCCAGCAATCGACCTTTCAAAATATCCTCATCCGATGTTCTTTGGCGATAATTGTACGTTTGTCCAGAATAACTCGATCTATGATGCTGACCCTGCAACTTTTGAAGAGAATTATAGCATATTGGCTGGTCGTGGTTGCGTCGGGAAATGTACCTATTGCTCTGGAGGTAATTGGAGAAAGATTTATAAGGATAATGGAAGGAATATGCCTCCCCGTAGGAATCGTCCTGTACATCAGATAATGGACGAATTACAACGTGCCAAAAAACGCGGAGCGAAAAGAGTCTCCTTTAAGGATGAGTTTCTTGTCGGGTCATATGACTTTTTGATGGAGCTTTTTACGCGATATAGAGATGAAATAAATCTTCCTTTTTTTGCCTATGTTCATCCGTCCATCCCTGAAAAACACCAGGATATTCTGGATGTCATGCTCGAAGGCGGACTTGACTGTACTTCCATAGGCATTCAAACTGGTGCTGAGAAATTTGCACAGTCTGTATATAAACGATTTCAGAAAAATGCACATATTGTTTCATTTGCAAAACATATGGCAAAGTATGATGTGCAGATCAATTATCATTTCATTGGTGCGAATCCGCTTGAGTCTAATGAGCACTTTGAAGAGACTTTGGAGCTTGTCTCAAAACTTCCCTTTGATCCAGTCCTCTCCACTGTCTATTGGTTTTATTTCACTATTTTTCCAGGTGCTCCCATAAGTGAACATATTAGCGACGATAAGATGTCAAAAAGAGACTCAGAGGATTGGCATAAAAAGGGACAAATTCTATATTTGAAGTTTCTCAATCCTGCTGGTTCGTATCCGATTGAGAAATATAGTGTAGATGAATTAAAAAATGAGATTCTCGCAGCTAAAATGAAGCTTATTTTGCAAGGGAAATATTCTGTTCTTTCCTCTGGAAAAGAACAGGAATACGTTTACGCAGAGATTGCAAAGCAGTTTGTGGGCAAGGATGTTTATGTTTGGGGGTACGGAGAGGCGTTTCGCCAGAGACATCATCTTTTGGATGGATGCACAATCAAGCGTGTTATCGACAGCAATCCCAAGCTGCATGGCACGAGTACTCCGGAAGGTGTGCCTGTTGTTTTGCCAGACGCATTGTATGACTTAGAAAAGGCACCAATATTCATTTTTTCTTCCTACAAAAGAGACATCGTTAAACAACTACAGAAGATGTCGCTAGGAAATCGCATTGTGCCATAGCGCTATAAAATGATATCAGCGCTGGCGTTGCGAGGAAATTCCTTTTTGTGTTATTTTGTTTTGTGTATCCAATACGAACACAGTTTTTCCAATGTAGTACAGTCTGGAAATTCATTTTGACTCAAACTAAAGAGTGGCAGTCTGTAGAATAAGGATTGAGTGTCGCTGCTTTTAGGGTTGTATTGGATTTGAATTGATGTTGCGGGGTTTATTTTGTTATTGCCTTCTTTTTTTGTGCGAATAGAGTAGATCACCTCATCATCATAGTATATTGTTTTTGCATCCTGGCTCCGTTGTGAACCTAAGCTTTTGGTAGCTTCGTAAACTTCATGGCAGGTATCCTTTGGTTGGTCCTGCACCATGCCTTTTATCTTTGGAAGACGAATTTCGTTTCCGGATCGAAAGCGTTTTGGAACGGCACGGAGGTTCCATGCTGGATTGGAATACTGCGAGTAAGGTACAACCGAATGTACTATGGGGGAACTTTCCGTGTCGTGTGTTATTTTCTGCTGCATAAGCCCCGAACGAAATTCAAGCAGGCGATGGGAAGTAAAAAGGCCGAGGAATGGCCTGATAATGACAACCCAGTGTTCGTTAGCTGTCTGTTTTTGTGCAGCATCCCAGCTTTGTATGGCGTTTATCTCCGCTTCATATCGTTTCCTAGCTGGCAGGAGTATGGTCTCTTTTCCAAGCTTAAAAGGCACGGGATGGCTGACCAGTACCCCTGATGCCTTTTCTCCAGCGTTGGCGATAGATTGCAACGTGCAATTATAGATGTATTCGCCAATTGCCGGATGCGACAGCAGTTGTTGCTCAATTCCTGTGTGGTAAGTCAAAGAGATAAATATCAACATAAATCAATTCCGAAGTCGTAACATCCAGACAGTATTATTTCTTCAGCTAACAGAAAGTCTTCATACGTATCAATGTCCAGCAGTTCAACGGGATTGTTTACTAAGACATACTCTTGCCACCTGGATTCCAAGTTATTCAACTTGTTCCCGACAAATCCGCTGAATACTTTATAGAAGCAATAGCTATCGCTAAGTGCTGCTGCGTTTGGGATGCGTATGGTTTGACCATCGTGTCGCATTTCATGCTGTGGAGGTGTTGGGCAGAATGCTGTGGAAATATTGCCTGCACGCTCTAGGAGCGTAAGGTATTTTTTCAGAGTCCAATAGTTGCGAAACGGTGTGGTCGGAAGTAGCTCCACCCAGGTTCCCACGGGATAGCCCTCAAGCAAAAGCCGTTTTAC
The Paucidesulfovibrio gracilis DSM 16080 DNA segment above includes these coding regions:
- a CDS encoding B12-binding domain-containing radical SAM protein; amino-acid sequence: MAKVSLVTFYDTTAIGMRCIASYLERYNHDVQLIFVKRLIQRQITSSAQSPEQYQIVRNGTLYGHGLDVDKVSSIEWGLLDATLQDYNPDVIGISTRSFFDDYAIDFAKRIKKQIPEALLIAGGFGPTLSPVRYLDAYDIVVLGEGEESCLEIASRVDRGDKLTGIENTAYRDENGYQQNRLSAPAIDLSKYPHPMFFGDNCTFVQNNSIYDADPATFEENYSILAGRGCVGKCTYCSGGNWRKIYKDNGRNMPPRRNRPVHQIMDELQRAKKRGAKRVSFKDEFLVGSYDFLMELFTRYRDEINLPFFAYVHPSIPEKHQDILDVMLEGGLDCTSIGIQTGAEKFAQSVYKRFQKNAHIVSFAKHMAKYDVQINYHFIGANPLESNEHFEETLELVSKLPFDPVLSTVYWFYFTIFPGAPISEHISDDKMSKRDSEDWHKKGQILYLKFLNPAGSYPIEKYSVDELKNEILAAKMKLILQGKYSVLSSGKEQEYVYAEIAKQFVGKDVYVWGYGEAFRQRHHLLDGCTIKRVIDSNPKLHGTSTPEGVPVVLPDALYDLEKAPIFIFSSYKRDIVKQLQKMSLGNRIVP
- a CDS encoding acylneuraminate cytidylyltransferase family protein; translated protein: MDLKTKRRLTDTFFPGTDPIIRNILLQSPLQHDKVVVNIAARAGSSRIPKKNIKPLCGKPLMAYSIIMAKSIGVDRVIVSTDSEEFAEIAKNFGAEVPFLRPKKLSTGSTPPGFVTYYMVKRLLLEGYPVGTWVELLPTTPFRNYWTLKKYLTLLERAGNISTAFCPTPPQHEMRHDGQTIRIPNAAALSDSYCFYKVFSGFVGNKLNNLESRWQEYVLVNNPVELLDIDTYEDFLLAEEIILSGCYDFGIDLC